The nucleotide window AGGAGGCCGCTCATGACTAAGCTTGTCAACTTACAGCCATCAAAACCCTGGCGCTGGGCACTGGGAATCATCCCGTTTGTCATACTGGTTTTTTTGTACATGGGTGCCTCCAATGCCCGTCTTGCGGAAAACCCCAACGATAAATTATTGCCCGCCTTCACCAGTTTTACTGCCGCCATTGACCGCCTCGCGTTCACACCAAGTAAACGCACCGGCGAGTATGTATTCTGGCAAGACACCCTAAGCAGCCTGCAAAGAATTATAATCGGTGTCAGCGTTAGTGCATTGCTCGCATTAGTCGTGGGTGTACTGAACGGCTCTATCCCTTATGTGCGCGCAAATCTTTCGCCACTCGTCACCGCTATTTCGCTGATCCCCCCGATGGCAATATTACCGATTCTTTTTATTGTATTCGGGCTCGGTGAACTGTCCAAAGTGATGCTGATCGCCATCGGCATAACGCCTTTTTTAATGCGGGATATGCAACAGCGGGTGCTTGAGATTCCCCGGGAACAGTTAATCAAAGCACAAACCCTGGGTGCCAATAGCTGGCAGATCATCGTGCGGGTTGTACTACCGCAAGTGATGCCGAGGCTCATTGCCAGCGTCCGCTTATCACTGGGATCTGCCTGGCTTTTCTTGATCGCGGCAGAGGCAATCGTAGCCGAAGATGGCTTGGGTTACCGCATTTTTCTAGTGCGGCGCTACCTATCCATGGACGTGATTCTTCCGTATGTTTTCTGGATCGCGGTTCTGGCGTTCGCGCTCGACTTTCTGCTGAGAAATCTTTCCCATTGGCTGTATCCCTGGTTCCACGCACAAACACCTGAGGGAGCCTGAGCCATGAGTTATATTCAAATTAATAACGTATGGAAGGAATACGGCGATCAAGTGGTTCTGGAACGTATCAATAACCAGGTAGAGTTGGGCGAGTTCGTCACCATCGTCGGCGCATCCGGTTGCGGCAAAACCACCTTTTTAAATATGCTGCTGGGCACAGAAAGCCCCACGCGCGGCGTCATCAGCATCGAAGGCGAACCGCTGGCAGCGGAGCCCAACGAAACACGCGGCATTGTTTTCCAACGTTATTCCGTATTTCCCCATCTCACCGTGCTACAGAATGTCATGCTGTCGCGGGAATTCGAACAAAGTAAGTTGCTGTCGCGGCTGTACGGTAAAAAACGCAAGCAAGCAAAATCCGATGCTATGGAAATGATTGACGCAGTGGGCTTGAGCCATGCAATCAGTAAATACCCTCACGAGCTTTCGGGCGGGATGCAGCAACGACTGGCCATTGCACAGGCCCTCATAAAGCGCCCCCGGATACTATTGCTGGACGAACCCTTCGGTGCACTCGACCCCGGCATACGTGCCGACATGCATCAGTTGGTTCTAAGCCTCTGGCGTCGTTACAAGCTGACTATTTTTATGATTACACACGATCTGAAAGAGGGTTTTTATCTGGGCACCCGCCTGTGGGTATTTGATAAAGATCGCTATGATGCGCAAGCGCCCGGTGCTTATGGTGCCCGCATAACCTACGACTTCCCGGTAGGCAAAGTGGATGATGAATCGTGCCGGGAAATAGATGAATCCCTGCAGCGTGCCAGTCGCGCCGCAGAAAAACAGGAGATGGCGGAGGACATACCATGACTGAAATCCTATACCAATACCAAGTCCCCGGTGCTGCCCATTGGTCGTTGCGGGTGCGGCGCGGAACCCGTTTGCGCATTACGGATATTGAAGGTGGTGCCAATGTTGGTATGTTATTTTTCAATCCCGAAGACACACTGGAAAAATTCAACGCGCCCGACACTTTAAAATGCCAGCACACATTTAAGCTCACCCGCGGCAATTGTTTGTATTCCGATATGGGACGAATTTTTTGCTCCATCGTGGAAGACACCTTTGGGTGGCACGACAGCGTTTGCGGTAACGCCAACAAAGCCCTGGTTGAAAAAAAGTGGGGCCGCAAAAATTATCAAAGTGCGCACAACAACTGGCATCAAAACGGTAATGACAGCTTTTTGGTTGAATTGGCCAAGTATGGGCTGGGCCCGCGGGATATGGCATCAAACCTGAATTTGTTCAGCAAAGTCGTGGTAGACGACGCCGGTAATCTGCAACTGGATGAAGAGGCTTGCCGGGCAGGATCCGCGATTACCTTACGTTTCGAAATGGACACACTGGTGGTGCTGCACACCTGTCCGCATCCGCTGAACAGCGCTGCCGACTATCCTCGCAAGCCGGTACTCTGCGAATTAATGACATCAGCACCGCTAACAGACGATGACTATTGCCTGAACTTCCGGCCTGAAAACCGGCGTGGTTTCGAAAACAACCGCTTGTATCATATTCTTAAGTAATATTTGGAGTTCATCATGATTACCGAAAGCAACCTGCAGGCTGAATCGGCTATAGCGCGGGATGTGGTGCCTGCCGGGGATTATTATTTGAAAACGGTTAAAGCCGGTCAGACATTCCGTATTCTGGATCTGGAGGGCAACCAGGCGGCCGACACGCTGTTTTATAACGCCAATGACATCGCCGAACGCTACAGCGCGATGGATACCATTCGTGAGCAGGGCAATGTGTATCTCACCGCCGGCACCCAACTGATCTCCAATTTCGGCCATACCATGCTGACCATCGTCGCCGACACTTGCGGCCGTCACGACACGCTGGGAGGGGCCTGCGCCAGCGAAAGCAATACCGTTCGCTATGATCTGGAAAAACGTTGCATGCACGCCTGCCGTGACAGCTGGATGCTGGCCATTGCCGAAAACGAAACCCTCGGCCTCAACAAACGGGACATTACTCATAACATTAATTTCTTTATGAATGTGCCGGTCACAGCCGAAGGGGGATTAACTTTCGAAGACGGTATTTCAGCTGCCGGAAAATACGTTGAGCTGCTAGCGGCCATGGATGTGATTGTATTGATCTCCAATTGTCCACAACTGAACAACCCTTGTAATGGATACAATCCAACGCCGGTGGAAGTGCTGGTATGGGACGCTTAACCCTAACCCATTGCTGAATTCTCTTTCTTGCTGACCGGGACGGCCCGGTTCAGTTAAACAGCACGGGACGACCCGAAGTGAATGACAATGTTTAATAAAGTTTTGATCGCGAATCGTGGTGCCATTGCCGTCCGGGTTATCCGCACACTCAAGCAGATGGGCATTCAGGCAGTGGCCGTCTACGCGGAAGCCGATGCTGACTCCTTACATGTTCTGCATGCCGATGAAGCGTATAGCCTGGGCGAAGGTGCCGCCGCCGACACTTATCTGAACCAGGATAAGCTGTTCTCTATAATGCAACAACATCAGGTCGACGCGGTCCACCCCGGGTACGGTTTTTTGAGTGAGAATCCGGCTTTTGTTGAACGCTGCGAATCGTCCGGTATTGCCTTTATCGGCCCGACCCCAAAACAGATGCGAGTCTTCGGCCTCAAACACACCGCGCGGGATCTGGCGCAACAGAGTAACGTGCCACTGCTGCCGGGCACGGAGCTGTTGCTTTCAATCCGCGAAGCCGTTGGCGCCGCTGATGAAATCGGTTATCCGGTTATGCTGAAAAGTACCGCCGGTGGTGGTGGTATCGGTATGCAGATCTGCCTGGATCAGCAGCAATTAGAACAGGCCTTCGACAGCGTTAAGCGACTCAGTGCCAACAATTTCAGCAACGACGGCGTGTTCATTGAAAAATACATTGAGCGTGCACGCCATATTGAAGTGCAGGTATTCGGTGACGGAAAGGGCCAGGCCATCGCCTTGGGTGAACGGGATTGCTCGGCTCAACGACGCCACCAGAAAGTGGTTGAGGAAACCCCCGCCCCCAACCTCAGTGATGAGGTAAGACAAACCCTGCACGATGTGGCTGTGCGCTTAACCAGCGCAGTACAGTACCGGAATGCAGGTACGGTTGAGTTTATTTACGATCAAAGCACGGAACAGTTTTATTTTCTGGAAGTTAACACCCGGCTGCAGGTGGAACACGGCGTCACTGAACAGGTGTACGGCGTGGATTTGGTTCAGTGGATGGTGCAATTGGCGGCCGGCAAACTCGCCGCTCTGGAAACACTGACCAACCACATCCGCCCCCAAGGTCATTCCATTCAAGCCCGTATCTATGCGGAAAACCCGCACCAGAATTTTCAACCCAGTGCCGGCTTGCTCGCTGTGGTAGAACTTCCTGAATGCGACGGTAAATCTTTGCGCATAGACCATTGGTTAAGCGCGGGCCTGGAAGTATCGCCCTTCTTTGACCCAATGCTGGCAAAAGTCATTGCCTGGGCGGAAGACCGCGAGCAGGCCATCGCCCTACTCAACCATTCTTTGGCGTCGATCGACCTTCAAGGAATCGAAACCAACTGCGATTACGTGCGCACCATTCTGGCTACCCGGCAATTTCGTGCCGGAGAAATCCACACCCGATTTTTGAATTCGCTTGCGTTTCAGCCTTCAACAATTGATGTGCTGGTGCCTGGTACCATGACCACATTACAGGATTACCCCGGCCGCGTGGGCTATTGGGATGTCGGCGTCCCGCCATCGGGCCCGTTTGATCGTTACTCTTTTCAACTGGGCAATCAGATATTGGGCAATCCACCTCAGGCGGCGGGTTTGGAAATCACCGTCAACGGTCCCACTCTGCGCTTCAATTATCCCACCACCATCGTGTTAAGCGGCGCAGACATGGAGGCCACCCTGGATAACCATCCGCTAGACATGTGGCAACCCTGCCGGATAGAAACAGGTCAAACGTTAAAACTCGGTAAGGTCACCGATACCGGAGCGCGTACCTATCTTTGCGTTGCCGGGGGCTTACTGGCAAATCCCTATCTTGGTTCGGGTGCGACCTTTACCCTGGGTCAATTTGGCGGTTTCAGCGGCCGCGCGTTACGCACCGGTGACGTATTACATCTTCAGCAAGCCAAGTTCGACTGTGTACCCGCTCAAGTGGACCCCGAACTTATTCCGGTAATCGGCCACGATTGGGAACTGCGGGTTATATACGGCCCTCACGGGGCGCCGGATTTTTTCACTGCGGAAGATATAGACGCGTTTTTTGCCGCCACCTGGGAGGTTCATTACAATTCCAGTCGCACCGGTGTGCGCCTGATCGGCCCCAAGCCAACCTGGGCTCGCACTAGTGGCGGCGAAGCCGGCATGCATCCTTCCAATATCCACGATAATGCCTATGCAATCGGAAGTGTGGATTTTACCGGTGATATGCCGGTCATCCTGGGTCCGGATGGCCCCTCCCTTGGTGGATTTGTTTGCCCGGCTACCGTCATTTCTGCCGACCTTTGGAAGCTGGGACAGTTGCGGGCGGGCGACACTCTTCGCTTTGTTGCCGTCACCCAATCCACAGCACAACAGCTAGAACGTGCGCAAAAAAATGAAATTAGCTCCCTGCAGGCACATAGTCCTCCCATTCGAGTTCCAACCTTGGACCCGGCCCGGCTGAATCCGGTCCACTCCCGCCTGAATGCAGAAGAAAATGGAGTGGAAGTGGTGTATCGTCCGGCCGGAGACAAATACCTGCTGGTGGAATACGGACCGCAGGAATTGGATATCCGTCTGCGCTTTCATGCACATGCATTGATGTTGTGGCTGCAGGAACATAAACAACAAGACTCCGCACTGGACGCCATACAGGAACTGACTCCGGGCATACGGTCATTGCAAATCCATTACGATAATTTGCAATTACCCCTAGACGATCTGATTACCCGTTTAAAGCTGGCCGAACGCGAGTTGCAACACAACGACAATCTGGAGGTGCCCTCCCGTATCGTACATATCCCGTTAAGCTGGGACGACCAGGCCTGCCGTCTTGCGATTGAAAAATACATGCAATCGGTGCGCAAAGATGCTCCCTGGTGCCCGAGTAATATTGAATTTATACGACGCATTAACGGCCTCGATTCCATCGATCAAGTTAAGCAAATAGTGTTCGATGCAAGCTATGTAGTCATGGGACTGGGCGATGTGTATTTAGGTGCACCCGTCGCAACCCCTCTTGACCCTCGCCACAGGCTGGTCACAACCAAATACAATCCCGCCCGTACCTGGACTGCGGAAAACTCCGTGGGTATCGGGGGTTCTTATATGTGTGTATACGGAATGGAAGGCCCCGGCGGCTACCAATTCATCGGGCGCACGCTGCAAATGTGGAACCGATACCGGATAACCAACGAGTTTACCCAGCCCTGGTTGCTACGATTTTTCGATCAGATTCGATTTTACGAAGTCAGCGCAGAGGAATTGGTCGATATCCGCACGCGATTTCCCCGTGGGCAGTACCCGTTAAAGATTGAAGAAACCACCTTTAGCCTGAACCAATATCAGGAATTTCTACAACTAAATGAACGTGACATTAGGCAATTTGTTGATCAACGAAATGAGGCCTTCGACGAAGAACTGCAACGCTGGGTAGACAGCGGACAAATTCATTTCGAAGCAGAGACCGGCGCACAAAACAGCGCCGCGGATGAAGATGTACTGGGCGTAGATAGCATCGCGATTGAAAGCCACGTTGCTGGCAATATCTGGCAATGGAAAGTAAAGCCGGGGCAGCGCATAAATAGAGGTGACGTCGTGTGTATCCTGGAATCCATGAAAATGGAAATTGAAGTGATTGCACAGGAAGAAGGCGTAGTCCAAACACTATGCCGGGAGCAAGGCCAACAAGTAAATGCCGGACAACGCCTGTTGGTCGTCAGTACCGACTGAACTTGCAGACAAAACTATTTGAACAGGAGCCAACGATGTTACGTCTTTCCGATATTGACATGAGCCTTGACGGGCTAAACCGGCATTACAGCAGCGGTGACTTCAGCCCCGCCGAGCTGATACGTCTGCTGCTAGAGGAAAACACCCGATTAAACGGCGATAACCCGGCCTGGATACGTCTGTTATCGGAACAGGAAGTGGCGCCCTATCTGGCTGCATTATCCAATATGGACCCTACGACCACCCCGCTCTATGGGATCCCCTTTGCCATCAAAGACAACATAGACTTAGCGGGTGTGCCAACCACCGCGGCCTGTACAGAGTACCGATACACGCCGACTGAGTCTGCTTTTGTGGTGCAACAGCTGGTTAATGCAGGTGCCATCCCCCTAGGAAAAACCAACCTCGATCAATTTGCTACCGGCTTGGTGGGTGTGCGCTCCCCTGCCCCTTGGGGTCCGGTCAAAAACGCCCTGAACAACGACATTATTTCCGGTGGGTCCAGCTCCGGTTCCGCCGTTGTCGTCGCCAAAGGGCTCGCCAGCTTTTCATTAGGCACTGATACGGCCGGTTCCGGTCGTGTGCCCGCTTCACTGAACAATTTGGTCGGCCTTAAGCCCAGCAAAGGTTTACTGAGCACTCGCGGCGTCGTTCCAGCCTGCCGCAGTCTGGACTGTGTCAGCATCTTTGCAGTTCGTTGCTCCGATGCCAACCGCATTCTGGATGTTGCTGCGCAGTTTGATGCTGAAGATGCCTACGCCCGGCGCAATGTATACGAAAACGGCCGCCGCTATTTCAGCGCCGGGGAATCCGCAGCCAAACTGACTATCGGTGTACCCGGGTCCTCACAGCTGAACTTCTTCGGCAACGAAGAAGCACAAAACCTGTTTCAATCGAGCCTGGAACATCTACGCCAACTGGGCGCTACCCTAGTGGAAATAGATTTCCAGCCTTTTGCGCAGGCCGCCAACTTATTGTATGAAGGGCCCTGGGTAGCAGAGCGCTATCTGGCCATCCAGGAAATAATTGAAAATCGCTCTCAATGCCTGCTGCCGGTAATCGAGACTATTATCAGCCAGGGTAAAAAGGCCAGCGCACTGGATGCGTTTTCTGCCCAATACAAATTACAAACCTATTACCAGCAAGCGTTAACGGAACTGCTGAAAGTCGATGCCATTGTCACCCCCACTGCAGGCTCTTTTTATCGCATTGAAGAAGTACAGGACGAGCCGATCCGCCTCAACAGCAATCTGGGCTACTACACCAACTTTATGAACCTTCTGGATTGCGCAGCCGTTGCATTACCTAGCGGCTTCTATAAAAACAAGGTGGGCTTTGGCGTAACCCTGTTCAGCACTGCGCATACTGACAAACACTTGTTATCCATTGGAGCCGCGCTGGAAAAAATCACACGACTGCCCATCGGAGCGACCGGAAAGCCGCTTCAATCAGCCCCGATCCTGCCGAGCAAACCCTATCGTGATTACATTAACCTGGTGGTATGTGGTGCGCACCTGGAAGGCTTGCCTCTGAACTGGCAACTGCAGGAACGCGGGGCGCAGCTTGTGGAAAAAACCCTGTCCTCTGCAGATTATAAATTATATGCGTTAGCGGGGGGGCCACCGTTTCGGCCCGCGATGTTGCGGGTATCGAAAGGCGGAGCCGCTATCGAGGTTGAGGTCTGGAAAGTGCCGACACAACAACTCGGATCCTTTGTTGCTGAAATCCCGGCTCCGCTTGGCATCGGTAAAATACAATTAACCGATGGCCGTTGGGAATCCGGTTTTATTTGTGACAGCAGCGGGTTGGACGGGGCAGAAGAGATTACACATCTGGGCGGGTGGCGAGCTTATATTGCGCGCTGATCAATTCGGCGCACCGCGATAATAATGCCATAGAAAAATAGCACCCACGCTACGCCAGGGCGACCAGATTTCCGTGAGCACTCTTGTCTGCTTAGGGGTGGGTCGTTGTGGCAGGGACTTAAGCTTCATCAACGCCACCTGCAAAGCCAGATCATCCGCGGGAAAAATATCCCGACGCCCTAGAGAAAACATCAGATAAATTTCAGCACTCCAGCGGCCGAAGCCTTTTAACTGCACAATCTGTTGAATGGCTTCGTGATCATCAAGCTCTGCCAGCCTGTCGACGTCCAGGCTACCGTCGGTAATAGCCAGAGCCAAACCTTTTGCATATTCGATCTTGCGATACGACATACCGGCCGTTCTCAGTTGCTCCACGTCGGTTTGCAGCACACGCTCTGGGGTAAGTTCCGGCATCAACAACATCACCCGACCAAGAATAGCGGCACTGGCACTGGTGGAAATCTGTTGCGACAAGATTGTGTGGAACAAAGTAGAAAACCCCGCAGGCCGAACACGGGGCTCAGGTATACCAACCAACCCGACGCCTTTCCCTACATCCGGGTCGGCCTTTGCCAACTCAGCCATGGCTTTTTTGATTATGCGTTTATTCAAAATCGGTCATTGCTGAACACTCAGCCAGCCGTTTCACTTAACACTGATAGAACCGCTCCGTTAAATCCTTTTCGTCCAGGTATTGAATTTTGGCGGTGTTGTAATTTAAATCCACGAACACGTGACAATAATAATCACCGTGTCGCCACGCCATAGCAACACTGGAATCGTTGGAATAATTCAATTCAAAACGCCCCTGGAATGCCGGGTAGTTGCTACGGAATTTCATCAATTTTAACAGGCGCTGCACCACCGGTTGCTCTATCGCCTCGTCCACCTCGTCCATGGAATAATAGTGGCGGTTAATGTCACGCAGCTCTCCCGTGGCATTCATCAGATCCTCATCGTTACAGCCTGCTAACAAGCCAACGTAATACACCTGCGGAATACCGGGTGCAAAAAACTGAATGGCTCTGGCAGCAATATAAGCGTCGTCGTTTTGCATCAACGCATCATAAAACGTACAGGTTAATTGATAAATTGCTCCCACACTGTGTATGTTCGCCGCCGACCGCCGCAAAATAGGATCGGCACTAC belongs to Ketobacter sp. MCCC 1A13808 and includes:
- a CDS encoding ABC transporter permease, translating into MTKLVNLQPSKPWRWALGIIPFVILVFLYMGASNARLAENPNDKLLPAFTSFTAAIDRLAFTPSKRTGEYVFWQDTLSSLQRIIIGVSVSALLALVVGVLNGSIPYVRANLSPLVTAISLIPPMAILPILFIVFGLGELSKVMLIAIGITPFLMRDMQQRVLEIPREQLIKAQTLGANSWQIIVRVVLPQVMPRLIASVRLSLGSAWLFLIAAEAIVAEDGLGYRIFLVRRYLSMDVILPYVFWIAVLAFALDFLLRNLSHWLYPWFHAQTPEGA
- a CDS encoding ABC transporter ATP-binding protein; its protein translation is MSYIQINNVWKEYGDQVVLERINNQVELGEFVTIVGASGCGKTTFLNMLLGTESPTRGVISIEGEPLAAEPNETRGIVFQRYSVFPHLTVLQNVMLSREFEQSKLLSRLYGKKRKQAKSDAMEMIDAVGLSHAISKYPHELSGGMQQRLAIAQALIKRPRILLLDEPFGALDPGIRADMHQLVLSLWRRYKLTIFMITHDLKEGFYLGTRLWVFDKDRYDAQAPGAYGARITYDFPVGKVDDESCREIDESLQRASRAAEKQEMAEDIP
- a CDS encoding urea amidolyase associated protein UAAP1 encodes the protein MTEILYQYQVPGAAHWSLRVRRGTRLRITDIEGGANVGMLFFNPEDTLEKFNAPDTLKCQHTFKLTRGNCLYSDMGRIFCSIVEDTFGWHDSVCGNANKALVEKKWGRKNYQSAHNNWHQNGNDSFLVELAKYGLGPRDMASNLNLFSKVVVDDAGNLQLDEEACRAGSAITLRFEMDTLVVLHTCPHPLNSAADYPRKPVLCELMTSAPLTDDDYCLNFRPENRRGFENNRLYHILK
- a CDS encoding urea amidolyase associated protein UAAP2; translation: MMITESNLQAESAIARDVVPAGDYYLKTVKAGQTFRILDLEGNQAADTLFYNANDIAERYSAMDTIREQGNVYLTAGTQLISNFGHTMLTIVADTCGRHDTLGGACASESNTVRYDLEKRCMHACRDSWMLAIAENETLGLNKRDITHNINFFMNVPVTAEGGLTFEDGISAAGKYVELLAAMDVIVLISNCPQLNNPCNGYNPTPVEVLVWDA
- the uca gene encoding urea carboxylase, which translates into the protein MFNKVLIANRGAIAVRVIRTLKQMGIQAVAVYAEADADSLHVLHADEAYSLGEGAAADTYLNQDKLFSIMQQHQVDAVHPGYGFLSENPAFVERCESSGIAFIGPTPKQMRVFGLKHTARDLAQQSNVPLLPGTELLLSIREAVGAADEIGYPVMLKSTAGGGGIGMQICLDQQQLEQAFDSVKRLSANNFSNDGVFIEKYIERARHIEVQVFGDGKGQAIALGERDCSAQRRHQKVVEETPAPNLSDEVRQTLHDVAVRLTSAVQYRNAGTVEFIYDQSTEQFYFLEVNTRLQVEHGVTEQVYGVDLVQWMVQLAAGKLAALETLTNHIRPQGHSIQARIYAENPHQNFQPSAGLLAVVELPECDGKSLRIDHWLSAGLEVSPFFDPMLAKVIAWAEDREQAIALLNHSLASIDLQGIETNCDYVRTILATRQFRAGEIHTRFLNSLAFQPSTIDVLVPGTMTTLQDYPGRVGYWDVGVPPSGPFDRYSFQLGNQILGNPPQAAGLEITVNGPTLRFNYPTTIVLSGADMEATLDNHPLDMWQPCRIETGQTLKLGKVTDTGARTYLCVAGGLLANPYLGSGATFTLGQFGGFSGRALRTGDVLHLQQAKFDCVPAQVDPELIPVIGHDWELRVIYGPHGAPDFFTAEDIDAFFAATWEVHYNSSRTGVRLIGPKPTWARTSGGEAGMHPSNIHDNAYAIGSVDFTGDMPVILGPDGPSLGGFVCPATVISADLWKLGQLRAGDTLRFVAVTQSTAQQLERAQKNEISSLQAHSPPIRVPTLDPARLNPVHSRLNAEENGVEVVYRPAGDKYLLVEYGPQELDIRLRFHAHALMLWLQEHKQQDSALDAIQELTPGIRSLQIHYDNLQLPLDDLITRLKLAERELQHNDNLEVPSRIVHIPLSWDDQACRLAIEKYMQSVRKDAPWCPSNIEFIRRINGLDSIDQVKQIVFDASYVVMGLGDVYLGAPVATPLDPRHRLVTTKYNPARTWTAENSVGIGGSYMCVYGMEGPGGYQFIGRTLQMWNRYRITNEFTQPWLLRFFDQIRFYEVSAEELVDIRTRFPRGQYPLKIEETTFSLNQYQEFLQLNERDIRQFVDQRNEAFDEELQRWVDSGQIHFEAETGAQNSAADEDVLGVDSIAIESHVAGNIWQWKVKPGQRINRGDVVCILESMKMEIEVIAQEEGVVQTLCREQGQQVNAGQRLLVVSTD
- the atzF gene encoding allophanate hydrolase, coding for MLRLSDIDMSLDGLNRHYSSGDFSPAELIRLLLEENTRLNGDNPAWIRLLSEQEVAPYLAALSNMDPTTTPLYGIPFAIKDNIDLAGVPTTAACTEYRYTPTESAFVVQQLVNAGAIPLGKTNLDQFATGLVGVRSPAPWGPVKNALNNDIISGGSSSGSAVVVAKGLASFSLGTDTAGSGRVPASLNNLVGLKPSKGLLSTRGVVPACRSLDCVSIFAVRCSDANRILDVAAQFDAEDAYARRNVYENGRRYFSAGESAAKLTIGVPGSSQLNFFGNEEAQNLFQSSLEHLRQLGATLVEIDFQPFAQAANLLYEGPWVAERYLAIQEIIENRSQCLLPVIETIISQGKKASALDAFSAQYKLQTYYQQALTELLKVDAIVTPTAGSFYRIEEVQDEPIRLNSNLGYYTNFMNLLDCAAVALPSGFYKNKVGFGVTLFSTAHTDKHLLSIGAALEKITRLPIGATGKPLQSAPILPSKPYRDYINLVVCGAHLEGLPLNWQLQERGAQLVEKTLSSADYKLYALAGGPPFRPAMLRVSKGGAAIEVEVWKVPTQQLGSFVAEIPAPLGIGKIQLTDGRWESGFICDSSGLDGAEEITHLGGWRAYIAR
- a CDS encoding DNA-3-methyladenine glycosylase family protein; this translates as MNKRIIKKAMAELAKADPDVGKGVGLVGIPEPRVRPAGFSTLFHTILSQQISTSASAAILGRVMLLMPELTPERVLQTDVEQLRTAGMSYRKIEYAKGLALAITDGSLDVDRLAELDDHEAIQQIVQLKGFGRWSAEIYLMFSLGRRDIFPADDLALQVALMKLKSLPQRPTPKQTRVLTEIWSPWRSVGAIFLWHYYRGAPN